A stretch of DNA from Lycium ferocissimum isolate CSIRO_LF1 chromosome 4, AGI_CSIRO_Lferr_CH_V1, whole genome shotgun sequence:
TAGGTCACCTACACAAGCTGGTGGGTGACATTCTTGCATCCATAGATGCACACAGTGAGGAAGTATGGCCCCAACTATTAAGTTTGATAATGCTAGTTGCTGGATGTACATCCTGAAACAAATGTTCTTCTGTGAATCTAATTTGAGATATGGGATGCCCATGTTATTGGATGATAGAAAAACTGAATGTCCTTGTAAGTAAGCTGCATTTCTAGGTTTATGTTATCAAGTTGTAAATGTACCATCAGAAGGCAGCATACTGATAAAGCGAAGTCTTCCTTCATAATTGGAGCAAAGTCTGTTTAGCTGGATTTGACCTGTATGGTTGCTCAATACTGCCGATAAACAGTTTCCCTGTTACCAGTGGGTTGAACGTATTCATTTTCTTGCATAGGGCAGAAGTGAATTGaaagccctttttttttttttttaaaattgacaaAGCATTCTTTTACTGGTAGGAGACTCCTGAAAATAAAAGCAATCCATTTGCAGACTTCATTATCTGCTTAAACGAACATTTGGTTGTTATTATAGCAGACTGCCTGTTGATGCAAGGTAATTCTCATTATCGAAACATTGGACTAGCTGGTTTACCACTTGTGTCTTCCCCGTCCAGCAAACCTCTAAAGCCATATAACATTCGTGTCATGTTCATGTTCCTAACACTGGATTCTCTTGAAGTACTCCGCCCGAGCTTATCTTGACAGAGCTATTCTGAGGCCCTGTACCCTTTGCATCAAAACCATGAATAGTTTCCTTTTTGTGATTTTGCTGTACCATTCAAGATATTTTCTGAAATCTCAACCCTTAAAACTTGTAAAGAAACCAAGAATAATAAAGACAATGATTAGGATAAATTGGAACCTTACTTAGTATAGAAATTATGGTATAGTAATTACAAATAATCTTCCTTGTTGAAGATAAGTTAGTTCAACAAGTGAGGTGGAaagttatttattcttaatatTGCTAGATGTATGCTAATATGTGTCTAGTAACTTCTCATTCTGTAACCTAGTTCAGAAATATTTAATTTCATTATGGCAGGATTGGAATGGGGACTGGGACTACTATGTAATGGAACCGGATCTTTATTTTATGTCATTGGATGATATAAATTTGAACGTTCTATCTCACATATGTCATGGTGAAAACATGCCAGTGTCACATAAAACCTTCATGTTTGATAGATTATATTGTATCAGCTTAGAGAACTTTGTCCTTGGTTTACATTGAGGCAAAGTATCCCCTGAATTTTAGGTTTTAACAACATGGTTCGCGTGGATCCTGGCATTTACTGTTACCAGGAATCCAGAGCTGTAAGTTGTAACTTGTAACTCATGGATGTTTGATTCCCTTTAGGTTGGTTTATTGTGTCTAGGCTGAAGAGAGATGCAGTTTGCTATGTCTGAAGATAGTGGAAATCAACAAATCAAGTTTAGCAAGCTGGTGTGATACCATATTTAAGTCAGCTAAAGTTTCCATGATTCCACATTTAAGGCACCCATCCCTGAAGAGGTCAGTATATGCGATTTCCCGGATGCTCCCTGTTTTTACATCTATAACTTTCAGTGGTAGTATCATACCTACCTATTCATCAAGCTTTGCCCATTCTGTTTTACAGCGGAAGTTTGCACTTGtatatgtaatgaaattttgagAATACTCTAGTCATTGCTGAATTTCTTATCACCTTCTCCAGGgcttttttaatgtttttatttAGCATTCTTCCCTTTCCCCTCCTATTTGAGTGCTATTCATTTGCTTTTGTTGCTTTTTCACAGTTATGTACCCTTTTCCTTGTAAATAAGTTAGAACTTGTGATGTTTCCTTATCCTTTCTTAATAGGAAGGAGAAGGGGAGCCATTTATCTTAGATTCCTTTCAGTTCCATTAATAgcttttgtctttttctttttggtctaTTACATGCTTTTAGGTACTCATGCGAGAAAAGTTGAACATATACTATAGGATAAATGATATGAATGAAAACATTAACAGCACCAACAATGTGGTTGGAACTTTTGAataaagtgattgatgatatcTTTTGGTCAATTTAAGGTCACCTCTCAGGTATAGTATTGGCCTTTGGGACTAAAGAATAGGTTCACCAGAATAACAATTGGAGACAAATGTGACTGTTTGgaaatatcaaaagaaaaagtgaTCTGATTTGTCCAAAGCTGCTGAAAGGCAAATAATCTCTCTTTGCAAAAACAGCTCTCTAAAAGGAAAAGCACATAACATTCACAGGCTTTCTGTCTCATagtataacatttttttttcttcacccCTTTTCAGATGGATTAACAGTGACTTCCTCATCAGTGTGACCACATTGTGATTTGTGAAAGTTCCTCTTCGTTTCAAGTGTCGTCTTGGTTGAAACATGTATTCTCCCCAAGATTGTCCATAAATGAGGAGAATTGTTGAGTGGTTAATCAAATCGATTATGTCTTAACTCTAAGTAAGGTTGATTGACACTATATTTCTCTATGTCCATTCCACTCAATTCAGGTTCATTTGAACTCAAGTAGTTCAACTATTTTTGTACGATGATTGTGATAAGCCTATTGATAgataaaagaattaaagttCATTTGCTTGTTGCTGCATATTTTAGATTTTCATTTCACTGAAAGCATTTGCATATACAATATTTGAACTTTTGAAAGGCTACTCGAGTGGTTGTTAGCCCTATGAAGGAACGGGCAAAAGAATAAAAGTGAATCAAATGAAGCATGGCCTTTCTGCATCAAGAAATTTTATGATGCATTTGAATCTGATGTCAACGGCGAAGATGGAGGTAGCGGGCTTCTGGTTTTTTTACTACTTGTGGATTTGGCAATTGGAGGAGATTGCGAAGAAGCTGTTGAAGGATTTGAAAATGGAGTTGGCTTATTCGAGCTGCTCTGAGGTTTCTTCTTGTTGTCCCCTTCACCTGATGTATTTGAAGACGGAGTCGGGTTTTTCGAGCTGCTCCGAGGTTTTTTGTTCCCTTCACCTGATGGATTTGAAGACAGAGTTGGGTTATTCGAGCTGCTCTGAGGTTTCTTGCTGTCCCCTTCACTTGTCTTGTCCTCCATCCGATGGTGGCGTACTTTAGTAGACTTTAAGCTCATGGGAATGATACAATGGCAAAAGAAACCTACACCAATAATTACTAAAGTTATTAAGTCTCTCATATCAGCAAGTTGTTGAACACTAAATTTTCAAACGTGATAACAATATAACCCGTAGAATTAAATGCGGAAGACTAGTTCAACCGTCAACGACTGCCCAAACTCATGTTGAATATTCCTGTCGTGTTAAATGCTGCAAAAAATCTTCAACATGAGTTTGTGCAGCCGCTGAACTTGGTAGGAATCTTTCAAAATGGCTGCGAAAAATCATGTCATTTCTCACTATAAGCAAATTTTATTACAGCATGCATTTCTATGAAAGTTCCTGGACTTTGTTTTCCTACTGTGGGTCCTTCAATAGGTTCTATTCATTCTCAACTTGATTACAAGTAAGAACAAACGTCGAGACTTCTATGAAACTACTCAGAAGCTTCCTGATTCAACCACATATGGACAAACAAAGTAACAATAATGCACCAAGtccaacaaaatatcaatcaaCCATGATTCAAATCCAACTACTTGTAGTTGGGTCCCGCTATATTCGGTTCATTTTATTTCGATAGGCAAAACTTCCTCTACAATTAGAAGCAATCTGTTCTAAAAAAGTTGAAGTATTTCGAATTGTTTGTTGATACGGATAAAGTCAGTAAAAACCTTTGAACTAAACTGAACATGCTAGTTTTAAACTAAACTAAAAATTATTCTTAAAAAGGTGTAATATAAGTGAAGCAATAAATCTTACTGAGAGAGACATAAAATCTGAAAATCTTACCAATCCTTGCAAGTCGATTAACCCAACTGGGAATTGGATTGCTGGTGAGTTTAACACAAGCATCACTACAAAAATGGTTGCAATTCTTTGTAATAAGGTTGTAAGCATTTCCTTTGTACTTATCAGCAAGTTCTTCCATAACTCCTCTTACTTCCTCAGTTGTCTTCTCTGTCCATCCAATCAAAATTGTTTTCCTGAAAATAAATCCCTCGCACTTTTTCGGCTCCCCTTCGAAAATTCCCGTAGTTGGATACTCGTGAGCTCCAAATGCATACTCTACTTCATGAACTAGCTAACATAACCCCCCACCATTAACAAATCTTTTACTGACAATAATTCAGTTTATTTAAGTAAAGAGATAATTGTTGAAATCACACcagaactatcactttttcatgTTCCCTTTTCATGtcttttcctacctaaactatcatcaTTTATGTAATGTTATCATTAAAAAACTAccaccatctatgtattaaaacacacatCGAAAATTTTTAGGCCAACTATCAGTTATTCATTTTTCCTACTTAAACTATCATCATCTACTTAACTAGGTGTTTTTAATACATGTGAAATTGACATATAGGTACAAGTCATACATAAAATTGGTATTCTATTGACCCAAAACGTATTTAGCAAAAGTAGGCCTAAAAATAATGGCACTGTGTAGCCAATCTGGTCTAACCCCTAAAATCATGCTAAGTGGAATGTCCTTTCTCCTCATCCTGACCATAATATTTTTCCCTTAAAATCACGCAATATTGGCCATTCTTAAAAATCACGCAATTAttcttaaaaattaatataacgTAATAATAGGGGCACAATCCAAAGTTAGTTCACCTTCTTATGTGTGAAATTAATACATTGTATACATTCTATCaattcacaatatatatataacaatgtATACATAGTACTTCACAATACATATCAGAACGTATACATGGTACTTCACAATATATAGCAGAATGCATATATGGTACTTTAAAATATATAtcagaatgtatacatggtatGTCACATGTATTAGTATACATGgtactttaaaaaatatatatatgaatgtatacatggtactttAAAATATATATCTGAATGTATACATAGTATTTTTCACAATATAAATCTGAGTGTATACATAGTACTTCACAATATATATCAGAACGGATACATGATACTTTAAAATATATATCTGAATATATACATGGTATTTCAcaatataacaaattaaaaagactGAAACTTGCCAAAGCCTATATCAAATCCGCGTTATCAGATGCCAATTAGTATCCCGCGTTGATAGTTCatgtaggaaaaaaaaactgataGTTTAGATAGGAAActaatagttcaggtaggaaaagggaTAGATGTTGGTGCTCAGGTAGGAGAAGGAAGCCGATAATTGGGGTATGaaactcgaaaaaaaaaaatgatagttaAGATGTGTTATTTACATTGACTCTCAAGTAAAAGATAAAGTAGATTTATTTTAACTCAGCCCAGATTTGAATTACAGATCTGATAAACTATGAAAAATTGATTAAAGTACAAGATTGAGTAACAGACCTTGAACACCGGAATGGTAAACCCCAAGACCAAGCCAATAAGCATAACCATTCATGGGAGTTAGATCGTATACATTTAAGTACACCGGCACCGATCCACGCCCAGTTTGTACTGAATTCTTGCAGCAAAGCATCTTGAAAACAGAGCAAATTTCAGCTTCCACTTTACTCTGATACCCACATAGTGGAGAGAGAAATAAAAGACTCTGAATTTcgatgattgaatttcaaatatatatgttGGTAGTACTAGTACTTGGTAGGTAAATAATTGAAGGACAAATGTGGgttctctttcctttttcttttttcttttttactgttTTTTTCACTGGGTACCACCGGCGGTGATACAGTGACAGTACTTACCGGTTGGTGTAAGAAGAGGAGTAGGTTgggtatataaatatgttgtgaGAAAAAGAGAGTAGAGAttggttggaaaattggaaTCTTTGCTGACACTGTTCTAAACTCAAGTGTGTGTCTCTGTGTGTGTATTATAATGGTGACTGAAGTGTATTATGGAATGATGATCTgtgatttcttttgtttttttaaagacATTTCTGTCTTTCCCTTCGGTGCACTGTGGACTCTACCCCATTTAACAAAAAATTGGTTGGCATTTGGACTATTTTTGAGTTCAAGGGCGTGTCTGGTACTACTGAGGAAAACGTTTCtcatgaaagtttttttttgaaaaataagtgagtttttttctttatttttagtatttgatacataagtaaaaatattggattaggctcctctccattttcctcaagttctattttggattagagacacatggcatgggttagaattaatgactaagatttaattgactaaaacaaggcACTAACCAtgcataattaataacttatccataaatatattagaaTAATTTTGTCTCTATTCCTATTTACTTTTCCTACCCAGTAAAATATCTTTTCTGATTTAACTGATTATTTTTtgccacttaattttttttccctaatagacccattattcaattggtgatatttttcattttttcaattatgatgcttactaattcacataatatagaccccattatttaattggtaattgtatatttctAAAAGAGTTGTCTATATTCTAGAAAATATCACCATTAAAGAGTTGTCATGattgaaaaaaagatgaaatattaaaataggaagagagagaaaatattttaatatatttatggataagttattaattatataaactatgGTTACGgccttgttttagtcaattaaatcttagtcattaattctaacccatgccatgtgtctctaatctaaggtagaacttggggaaaatggagagaagggaaatggagaggagctcAATCCAAAAATATTGATACAAGAGCATTTATATGTATTCTAGGAAATTAGTATGAGGGTGGGATGAGGGAGGAAACGGGGACTTTGGGGGTCTCGAGGGGTGGGATGACGATGGGTGAGGGTTGAGGAGGAGACAACGAGCTTAGAATGTCACttatcaaacttttttttttctaaagaaaatacaacaacaacaacaacatacccggtgAATCCCACACCGTAGGGTCtcgggagggtagagtgtacgcagcaTCTACCCTACCTTAAGTAGGAGGCCGTTTTCTAAGACCTCTACCAAGAAAAGCATAGGAAAGGTCGATACGGcaaacaaatcaaagcaattatgaaaatgaaaacaatgaaagtaaataagCCATTATAAACCAACATATACTCGCAAAAATCAAGAGACAAAAGCTACAGAGCAATACAATCAAGGATAAACGCTCGTAAGAAAGGATAAACGCGACTACCTATCCTTCTACCCTAAtatgagtcctccataccctcctatctaaagTCATGTCCCTCTTGTCTTCATGAAATGcgtcatgtcctgtctaatcgcctctccccaatacttcttcggcctacctctacctcttctgaaaccgtcGCTACCAAGCCTCGCTTCctgcatcttgtcttccactgAGGCTACTCCAACCTTGTCTcggatgacttcattcctaatcctatcgctCCTAGTGTGCCTACACATCCATCGCCGCATTCTAATTTCCGCCACTTTCATCTTCTCGAATACGAGATTTCGaccggccaacactccgccccatacaacatactTGTCTAACCAccgctttgtagaacttgcctttaagttttgggtggcaccttcttgtcacataaCACTCCGAGAGTAAGcgtccatttcatccaccccgcACCAATACGTGTGTGACgtcatcatcaatctccccatttccttgtataatagacccaagatacttgaactATCTTTCTTCCGTATGACTCCGGGTGCCAAACTTCACTTCCACGTCGTCTACGCACTATATCaccgaacttgcactccaagtactcgTCTTGATCCTACTCAACTCAACCCTTTAGACTCCGcagtttgtctccaaacctccaaaTCCGTTAACTCCGCCGCGAGACTCGtcaatcaggactatgtcatccgtaaataacatacaccatggcacctcaccttgaatttgccgcctcaatccatccatcactaaggaaaataaaaataggctaagagctgatccctggTGCAACCCTATCACCACTGGGAAGTGCTCTGCGTCTCCTCCCATagtccttaccctggtcttgTCCCCATCATAAATGTCCTTGATCGCCCTAGTGTACGCCACAGGTACACctctagcctccaagcatctccatagaacCTCTCTCGGCACTTTGTCGTATGctttttctaggtcgatgaataccatgtgcaagtccctcttcctctccctatactgcGTCTCCTCCCCGCCTCCCCTACAAGATGAATAGCTTCGTAGTCCGAGCGCCTGCATGAATCCGAACCTTAACTAGTTCGATGGGCTTCCGAGATGGACacgcctctcctcaccctcatctccaccacccttcccacactttcatacgCATGGTccgtagttgttgcaacttaaCTTAAATGTCAAACGAGCGGGAATCGATTGTACAATGGAATCATCGTACCGCATGCCATTAAGTTTCGGCATCTTAgccgtcttaaagatgacattaaataACCGAGTCAACCACTTCAAACCTCGCCCGCTCgcttttccaaaattccacagAATCTCATCGGTCTGAAACAGTGTTTTTCGCTCTTCCCCTACTTATACTACGAACAAGACCCTTAACTTCCTcaacctttatactcctacaatatccaaaatcacggcactttttttctttttcttttttctttttggagtactccaaatctcccaacacaatgtctctatCCCCTTTGTCGTTCAAGAGTTTATGGAAGTATGACTGCCATTTCCGTCTAATGAGAGCGTCCTCCACCAGTACCCTGCcatcctcgtccttgatgcaaTTCACCTGATCCAAGTCACGCGTAAAAATTAGACTCCTCTCCCTCGCCTCAGTAAGTTTATTTGGGACAAAGAAATACACTTCTTA
This window harbors:
- the LOC132052258 gene encoding deSI-like protein At4g17486 isoform X2, translated to MLCCKNSVQTGRGSVPVYLNVYDLTPMNGYAYWLGLGVYHSGVQVHEVEYAFGAHEYPTTGIFEGEPKKCEGFIFRKTILIGWTEKTTEEVRGVMEELADKYKGNAYNLITKNCNHFCSDACVKLTSNPIPSWVNRLARIGFFCHCIIPMSLKSTKVRHHRMEDKTSEGDSKKPQSSSNNPTLSSNPSGEGNKKPRSSSKNPTPSSNTSGEGDNKKKPQSSSNKPTPFSNPSTASSQSPPIAKSTSSKKTRSPLPPSSPLTSDSNAS
- the LOC132052258 gene encoding deSI-like protein At4g17486 isoform X1, translated to MLCCKNSVQTGRGSVPVYLNVYDLTPMNGYAYWLGLGVYHSGVQVHEVEYAFGAHEYPTTGIFEGEPKKCEGFIFRKTILIGWTEKTTEEVRGVMEELADKYKGNAYNLITKNCNHFCSDACVKLTSNPIPSWVNRLARIVIIGVGFFCHCIIPMSLKSTKVRHHRMEDKTSEGDSKKPQSSSNNPTLSSNPSGEGNKKPRSSSKNPTPSSNTSGEGDNKKKPQSSSNKPTPFSNPSTASSQSPPIAKSTSSKKTRSPLPPSSPLTSDSNAS
- the LOC132052258 gene encoding deSI-like protein At4g17486 isoform X3 encodes the protein MVMLIGLVLGFTIPVFKLVHEVEYAFGAHEYPTTGIFEGEPKKCEGFIFRKTILIGWTEKTTEEVRGVMEELADKYKGNAYNLITKNCNHFCSDACVKLTSNPIPSWVNRLARIVIIGVGFFCHCIIPMSLKSTKVRHHRMEDKTSEGDSKKPQSSSNNPTLSSNPSGEGNKKPRSSSKNPTPSSNTSGEGDNKKKPQSSSNKPTPFSNPSTASSQSPPIAKSTSSKKTRSPLPPSSPLTSDSNAS